The proteins below are encoded in one region of Peribacillus muralis:
- the nadE gene encoding ammonia-dependent NAD(+) synthetase yields the protein MRPLQKEIVTKLLVQPKIDPEAEYRKSVDLLKGYMKKNTFLKSFVLGISGGQDSTLAGYIAQTAVNELNEETSSTDYKFVAVSLPYGVQADEDDRQLALEFIKPSQTVTVNIKAAVDASVQAVEEAVSEKLSHFLRGNVKARERMKVQYDLAGLYKGVVLGTDHAAEAITGFFTKHGDGAADLIPLYRLNKRQGKEILKFVGAPERLYTKIPTADLEDDKPLIPDEVALGVSYDEIDDYLEGKEIRTEAAEIIEGWYTKTEHKRNEAINVYDTWWK from the coding sequence ATGCGTCCATTACAAAAAGAAATCGTAACGAAATTGCTGGTTCAACCAAAAATCGATCCAGAAGCTGAATATAGGAAAAGCGTGGATCTTCTAAAAGGATATATGAAGAAAAATACATTTCTGAAAAGCTTTGTACTCGGAATATCGGGAGGCCAGGATTCGACTCTGGCAGGTTACATTGCCCAAACCGCTGTCAATGAATTGAATGAAGAAACAAGCAGCACTGACTATAAGTTTGTAGCTGTGAGCCTACCATACGGAGTTCAGGCTGATGAAGATGATAGGCAATTGGCGTTGGAATTCATTAAGCCGAGCCAAACGGTCACCGTCAACATCAAAGCTGCCGTCGATGCATCCGTGCAGGCGGTGGAAGAAGCTGTCTCCGAAAAACTATCGCATTTCTTAAGGGGCAATGTAAAGGCGCGCGAACGGATGAAGGTGCAATATGATTTAGCCGGCCTATATAAAGGTGTGGTGCTGGGGACAGACCATGCAGCTGAAGCCATCACAGGCTTCTTCACGAAACACGGCGATGGTGCGGCAGATCTTATTCCGTTATACCGATTGAACAAAAGGCAAGGAAAAGAAATCCTGAAATTCGTAGGTGCCCCTGAGCGCCTCTATACGAAAATTCCAACTGCCGATCTGGAAGATGACAAACCGCTGATTCCCGATGAAGTGGCATTAGGGGTTAGCTACGATGAAATCGATGATTATCTTGAAGGGAAAGAAATTAGGACGGAAGCTGCCGAAATCATTGAAGGATGGTACACTAAAACTGAACATAAACGCAATGAAGCCATAAACGTTTATGACACTTGGTGGAAATGA
- a CDS encoding DUF3951 domain-containing protein: MLPTLFLITVVGIIVLVGYKMVIKKKTPSNRYTPYDEMVMGRKDEGKREQLVQNPKQEE; this comes from the coding sequence ATGCTTCCGACTTTATTTTTGATAACTGTAGTTGGAATTATCGTGCTTGTCGGGTACAAAATGGTGATAAAAAAGAAAACACCTTCTAATAGGTATACACCTTACGATGAAATGGTCATGGGGAGAAAAGATGAAGGCAAAAGAGAACAACTGGTACAAAATCCAAAACAGGAAGAATGA
- a CDS encoding YwqH-like family protein has translation MVYADILSNMHAAISNKKASLNEKIERLVKAKNEMMAEQSMCLNEIRKITNPDLGVSWTGERSEKFQEARHDAYQVMFGVIHDDYDDYQWKIEAMITKLNAENTLLSIAGNIAHEADHLLSKGEEAFEQVESKIEDLKRRLF, from the coding sequence ATGGTTTATGCAGATATTCTGAGTAATATGCATGCTGCAATCTCTAATAAAAAGGCTAGTTTAAATGAAAAAATTGAACGTCTAGTAAAGGCTAAAAACGAAATGATGGCAGAACAAAGTATGTGCCTTAACGAAATCAGGAAAATAACAAATCCTGATCTAGGTGTTAGCTGGACAGGGGAGCGCTCGGAAAAATTTCAGGAAGCGCGTCATGACGCTTATCAGGTGATGTTCGGTGTTATACATGACGATTATGACGATTATCAATGGAAAATCGAAGCGATGATCACTAAACTGAATGCCGAGAATACGCTTCTGAGTATAGCAGGGAATATAGCCCATGAAGCAGACCATCTTCTAAGCAAAGGCGAAGAGGCCTTCGAGCAAGTGGAAAGTAAAATCGAGGATTTAAAACGGCGGTTGTTTTAA